GTTCTTAATATGACCTAAATGGGATTTATCATGGCCTATATTCACGAACGGTCTGTGTCTGAGTTCCAGGATCAAGACTAAGAAGTGCAAATATTAGTGTTATTGCCATTGTTAAATAACTACTACAAAAACAGTAATTGTTGATCtaaataaaaaggttttaacATACATAACTAACATTTATATCTAACGCAAAAagctaaacaaaaaatattacacGATACGTCTGTCTAAGTCTCAAGCTTAAAGACATGATTAAATATAAACCAAGTTTTACCTAATGACACTTACCTAAAGTTGCGATGTATTCATTTCTTCTTTTGTaacccttaaataaaaaaagatcaaTTTCTTAGAATGggaaaaatgttataaaagcTTTGTTCGAACGCTTGTGAAGGTAATACAACGAATTCAAATACTTGAATAATGAATTAAGTTATATTAagtaatattgttatcaagaaAAAATACCATACATCGATAAAGCTTGCGTTTATGTAATCAGATCCATTGTACCAAACCTTCACTCTTGAATCGTCATCTGCAGATTGAAATGATAGTTTCGTATTAGAAGTATATTTCGGACTAtaacaatgcaaactacagcGCGACAAGTCTAGCAGCAAATCACATAAATAATGACACAATTTAGTTTAGAGCCACCACACAGAAACGCACTCTCAgcactttatatataaatattgaaatccCCGTTACAAAACGTGTTTGGATTCATAGGGGAGTTATGAAGGTTGTCGTTTGCGGCGCCTAGCACTTACTGACCAAATGCAAAAggttaatttttattatttcaacactGACTCTATAACTAGTAGAACAAATTGGAAGTGACTACACAGCTTTTGATAAATCCCACTCACAAGGGTAAATTCCTTTATATCTGTTTCGTGACATATTGATCGCTTTTTGTGAATCTTCGTACGATTTTGTAAGACCGTATGGAAATTTCTGCATGAATGGACAAAAGTGGTCATATTAgacatttatataacaataacCTGTAATTCAACATATTTATCTTCTGACATTGTAAAGGGCTCATGTAGGCTCAGTGTGCGCCACAAATGCGTTTTCTATTATGAATATCTTAATACTTGCtcatcatttaatatattgaacataaaaaatattactaaccTATCAACGCATATTTAACAGAAAAGTATTcgtaatattgtttaaacattcgCGAATAAATCAATGTTTGTGTCGCTTTTCTAAACCAGTATTTTTGTTGCTGTTTGATGTATGAACAttcttaagaaatgttttataccTTTTTCCATAGAAtcttttatcaaaaagattTTCTTAACAATTTCACCTTAAATTCTTCCTCATAGGAGCAGTTTGTTTTTTCAGTGACATACGCAGGAAACTCCTCAACTTTAACTTTGGTCTTGTTAACCTCATTTGCGTTGTTATAATACACTCCTCCATCCTCTTCAAACCTAATAACATTTTCCCGTGCAATAGCGTCCTCGTCGTCTGAAAATAACACAGTGTTTTCAACTAAAGGACTTCTTATCGTTGGAATAAGTAAACGGATAATTTATCATGTATATTAAAGTGAAAGTCTTTAAACAAACGTTATAAtctgtttacaaacatttatctttcaTCGACACTTTATTAACAAGTTATTGACAACAGGTGGATGTATTGCATAATAAGCAATTACCAATTTCAAGATTGTCCtctatttcaatcatttttgttcTAGCTTTCTTCTCTGGAGTATTTTTGCAATAAAGATTGGAAACCACGACTTTCTGTGTTGAACCGTCACTTGTGGTGGCATAAATAACATCGGGTTGAGCAGCTCCTCAAATATACAGATATGTATGTTACACTAACAATTCAAAACATTCCTGTTGTTTTAGACATACAAGTAATTAAGctaatattacaaaaaataaattggctacaaaaaataaaattggctataatattattttacctTAAGGTTAACAAACGACAGGCTTCCCATTATACTTActgtttttattaacagttGCATAGACATACGATGAATCGACGTGCTCCTCGTCATTTTGATCGGTCTTAAACGTTGACGTTTCTTTGTTACCATATCTAAAACATAATGATGCAaccttttgtttaattttaagaacATAAATATGTTTCCATGAAAATGGTAAAAGTATGTTATGTCAGGCAGTACAGTTAAATTGTATAGAAACGTACCTTTTTCTTAGAGCAATGAATGCGATGACGGCAATTATGGCAATAGAGAGTATTACGCTGCCTCCAACAGTTCCACCTATAGCGCCTACCCGTGAGCCACTAGAGGTCTCTTGGTCATTAAAACACAGTAAGAAACAAAACTTCTTTAAATTGTacaatacaaaatcaaaattaattagcTTATTGAGAAAAAACTTAACATCGACACCATGTTAAAAATCGAATATATTTGGTACCCCCGGGAGACTTCTTTCCTAGTATTTAATCGGTTGATATCAACAGTattcaaacatgaaatttaATCAATTCATCCAGCGGAAGTTTGCCATTTCTTTGCGgtttatgttttatgactaaTTGATAAGCATTACCTTCTGGATCCTTTAGACACACAGCTGCAGTGTAGCCAGAAGTGCAACCGTGTAGGCATTTTCCACTTTTAGCTGAACATCTTGTTCCATGGCCACTTTTGATACAATTGTGATCGCATTCATGTTCACACATTTCTCCAAAGTTGTCTTCTAAACATCCGTTGGTACATTTCCCAGATACATAGCATTCTTTGTCAACGCAGGTCCCAGTGCAATTCATGTCACAATTCGGTCCATATTTCCGATTGGATGCACATTCCAAGCACTCACCATTAAATCGGTTGCATTTGTTACAGGACGCGTTGCATTTTTGGTTGCAAAGTTTACCCCAAAACCCCTGAGAGCAACCTTCTTTGCATTTGCCCGAAACTGAATCGCAATGCCCATCCAAGCACCTAACGCTGCAGTTGATACACTCACCATTTTCGTTCGGATAGTATCCGTCTTCATATGCCATACACCATGCAGTACACTGTTTACAGTTTGTTGGACATTCTAGACAGAAAGGGTATTTCTGATTAGCATAATAACCTTCTAAGCAACCATCACAGTCCAAGTGAGAGTTGCATGTACATCCAGAAAATCCACACCCACGGCATtctttattataatatacataGTGTCCTGGTTGACAACTGTGTTCACAGTTTGATCCGTAGTATCCTTCAACACATTTGCTACATATCAATCCCGTGTTTCTGTCGCATTGAACACACATGTTGTTATGGCACTCCTTGTAGCATTTATTGCCCCAGTACCCGTCTTTGCATCCCCATGTGCATGTGCCACCCCAAAAGCAGCTATTGTGGTTACAACACTTGCAATTGGTGCACTCATTCCGTGCGGTTATATCTAAAACGAAATTAGGTAACGGTTATCATTAGAAATAATctcataatatttaaaagtgTCAAAGCGTTCAATAGTATATTAATATCGCATTTCTTCCAGTGTGATAGTACATCCGAAGCGAAGCAAGGTAACAGTATTTACCCGAAAATTGACACACTGGTTGACATGtgatatctattttattataccgaataCAAATACACGATTACACATAGTCCTTTCATCTTTATACAACTTTCAAGTTGgatcaatttattctgtattGTTTTCGGTAACAATTGATTGAAGTCTAAAAATGTTACAAAGACAGTATTGATACACAAGAAGATACATACACCGGAAGTTACTGCCAATGACTGGGTTATGACCATTGAACGTGAGAAAGTCATATGAGGTATGATAATACACGATCAGATATACTCGAACTAGTTTGtctacatttatttaaagatcAAATGCAAACACTGTTCTATTTAGAAACAGTATATcgttatttttcataattcatGAAGTATGATATAGTATAAAAGgaaaattatgtgtttttgcGTGTTTATACTTTGCATATTCAGGAATGGAAACTAAACAACAGATTGACAGATAAGGCATACTACTTCTTTTACCAAAGTATATTAAAACCAGCTGTTGGCAAAATTGATAGCTTTGTGCAAAGTATGTTCATTCCcccaaaacaaatcaaacaaaaacacatttttaaatgtttgacattatgctatttcatttaaaccCAGTTGTGAGTATGTCTCATGTCGATAAGATCGCTAACTGCAGGTACAAGGGTACCGAGTAAGAATAATGCTATCGTTGgtaacatttttccttttttttctcttttatgtCTACGTTTGTAACACTAATTTCATTTCCAATTGTCTTCAAATGTATCGTttaattacaacaacaaatttagtaaatgttttttttttaaaaacatccaGTATCTAAATTCCGTATCTAAATCCCATTTGCGTATTGAACGatctttatttataatcataatttCCATTTAGAACATAATATAGTTTAATTTACTCATCTTATTAGGTTAACCTGAAAAAAGCAATCCAAATATAATTGCAATTCAAAAAGCTCCAACTGCAAGAAATCTTAATAATTTCATGACAGACTCTCGTGTGTAAGAAAtgctattaaataaaaaatatttgaaaccgTTCAATCTGtataatatagatatatatcaataaatttaaatataaaatttgtgTATCATGACTCTGTTCTACATTAGTTCCATGACTTGCTCATGTAATACTAATAACACTTtcgaaaatatttaacttaacCTGAAAAGAGTAGTCCAAAGATAATTCCAATTCCTAAAGCTCCAACCATCCtgcaataacaattaataaattcctGAAAGAAAACGTGTCTGTATGAATTGCTATCaaagaattattatttaaaaccgttcaatttttattataaatcttTACAAAgcaaaacttcataaatataaattgtgtgTAAATTGATAAAAGGAGGAAGATCTTGgtttaaattattgtaaatacgTTTTGTTCTTCCTGATTGCCCGGAATATAAACGGCTAAGTACTCTACCATCTTTTAAAGTTGCTATGTAACATTAACTTATCTCAACACTTAGTTATGATAAGACATAAACGTTTTTATCTTGTCGATGTAAGTGTTGCATTCGTGTCTTTCAAGTTGTATTTGTCTAGTTCGTCTGTTTAACCTTAAACAAGCTTTATGTCAATTGTTTGGCTACAGGCATTTTCCATTTGTATTATTGCTTTTTAACTTTGAATACGCTTTGTTGAAAATTCATCCTGAACCAATATATTTGTATCTGCAATATGTACACAAACATTGGCGCACAACATTTACAgtgatataaaatcaaacaatatcCGGAGCACGACGTCGTAAGAAAGCCGTTTTGTGGCATTGTATTGTACGATGAAACTCCAAATTATCAGCTTTAAAGGTCGATATTAATTTCACACATACAGTTTGAATTTgtgaattgtattgtattattaacatttacCAAACTATTATTGCAATTTTTTTAGTTGCCTTCAATTAAATGCTAAGTGACTATGTCTTAATGGTACGTGTCACATGTCAAGAGTTTACTTTGAATTATCAAAATGCAAGTAAAAcgtcttcttcttctactaataataatattcattaaaagtaaTAAGGTCATTGGAAgcttacataattatataagattagCATAATGCATTAGCCATAAGCATCTCGAGGAATGCAGCTAGATGAACACACCTttacaaattgattttaaagGGAACAAATAATTATTGGTATCCTGCGACTGTTACACTCAAACGGAACCGAAACCAAATGCTGGTTCCCTTCTTATCCACGGGGAAGCACTCTCACGACATTTGCCACGGTAGCAGTCAACATTAATATTAGACAACACTAGGtggatatatattttataatgaaatgtttaaaatatcagaaaGTATTAATGTCCTTGACTGTCTATAAAAAGGTCTAAAACGTAAAACACAATAAACGTAAACTATTCCTGACGTTAAGCCTTTCTAGACGCAGTTAATgcgttaaaatatattttatttgcttaaaacaTTTAGAAGCACTAAGGTGACTATGTAAGGTAAATGGAGGTTTTTAATCAGATGTGGCTTACCCCTTTCATGTGTAGAGAAAACTGCGTTAATCATAGAAGGGTTACTATAtatgcttatatattttaattttattgagttaaaaaaatgttaaaatagtaAAAGAATAATTGCACATGGGCGTGGCCATGCTTTATACTACAGCCAAGGTCCTTGTTCAAgttctttaattataatttagacgtcattattattttcataatatactTCTGTTTATCTGttactgataaaaatattcttatttttatcacgatattttgaaatgcaaaatattaaaactcaTATCCGTTGTAAGAGTTTGATCAGTCATTTGCttacttaattatattttcagttccaaacatttgtttttaatacactGTATTGACGGCTGAGTAAGGCGAAGTAAGGTGACTCTGTGACGATGGTCGCCCTCTAACTCGAACGGCATACATTCAAAGCATGGGCATCAATTACAtttcattgtatattatttCTCTGAATGTAACAGTTGAAAACAATTACCGTGCTGTATGAACAACGACTACAATGCTGATGGAACATGCATAGTGGGATGCAAAAATGGGTACTAGTATATAAAATCGACAGACGTGCATCTATCTCAtcaaaatcatatcgtgacgttcacttcatttcattacgttatgttCGTCACATATTGTAACATAACGTAACGTCGTGAAacgtgtattggggatctgattttaatttgattgcaCGTGCATACACAGTTGTGTATGATTTGGACGATAACGTGGCGATCCTGGTTATGAATGTCTACCTGGATaccatatacaatataaaattaacTGCAAAAGTGCTATTATTTAAGCTGTATCTGAGCCTCTTATTATAGTTGCTTTGGGTTTTTATAATCCCAGTTGTGGATGCCACAATAAAAGTCCAACAAACTGCAAGAAAAGTACCAGCTCAAGCAGCTGCTTATCATGAGATCAGGGTAAATGGATCTTGCTGAAGGTTACAATGTGGAACTGACTGTATTAATGGCGTTTGCGAGCGTTCGTCTGGGTGCAAAGACAGAAAATTTGAAAGAGCAACGGGAACATGTTCATGTAGAAATGTGCACCCGATGGCAATCAATGCGCATAAAACTGTAGATCAGAATGTACAACATCTGAAGGCTACACTAGTTGCCAGTAATATGTACGGGTATATATGGGTCAAGTTGTAGGTATGTCTGTGGTAAAGGATGTGGAGATAATAAATGCGACAAATTAAATAGACAGTGTTGCTGCCGAAGCAATCTGTACGATGGAAAACAATGTGACTCTTGTGTTACAGGAATCTTTGTACAGCAGAATAGTATAATGTGTCTGTTAGCTTGTTAGTCGTGTTCATCAGCCACTGCTCATTTTGGATAGTTGGCTTCTCATATATGAGCACAACTGTCCAGAgaagaattgttttatttgctcACAGTCAGGATAATATTTCACCTGTAATAAAGGATACGAATATTCAACGAAACAGTGCAGTATTCAGCTAAAAACTTTCAAGGAAGTGGGTAAGTGTGagttatataaaaacaatgctTAACTCAATGTGTCCTAAACATAATCATTGACATTGCATGTTTTAGTTTGAGTATACATGTGGATGctagttaaacatatttttcataaaatgggAAGCAATCAGATTTGTGTGGGGTTGCATTAATTGCAGTCCTTGCCATTTTCATACTCGTCTATGTCAAAAAACAAGCGTGAAAGTGTGTGAAAATTgtatcattattgttgtgaaGTAACTTGCTCTAAGTATTTGAATGGCCGTCAAACGATTGTATCCATAGCAAGTATAGCAAGTTCATACACCgaatattgcatttatgttataaataaatgccATTTAATATCCAACTTACATTATCAGCCAATGATTTTGCACACAGGCTattcaagttaatgcatacttttaaagatttacttTTTACGTTTTTTGCTTTATTctggattgttgggataagagtgaggtttgtgaaAGTAAACTGGTTTACACcaccagtaaatttacattttactgaccgttccaagacggtacctaacaatccttgataaacaaacctagttcttttctatatagtatatatgcactgtgctgtttttggagttttgtgctgtatgtttcttgtttgtgattttttgtttttgtgttctttgtctttggcgttttccCTGTGCCTTTAAACGGTGTTTACACTTAAACTTTTGGCAACTGAGCTtctttttgtagtttttcacataagtattaatcgttaagaatttcaactttcgctggtgtttaaaggtccgacTACTTCCACCCGTCCGATACAAACTCACAGCGTAAGATCTTGCGtttacaatgtgtcagccaatgaggctACGCTCACTCCGACCATTCATAATCATTAAGATCTTACATCTTGTTATCTAACTATTACTTGGTTGTAAAGAAAAGCCATGTTTGATTCTTATTTTCTGATGTTTTCATAGCACACAAaggcaatatatttttataagtctaacttgaaaactactgttTTTTGTCTTCGGactaattaataaacatataaaattgtaCACCATATATTGGCAACGTTATATGTACTTGTGTACAATCGTAGTTTGTAATTATGTCATAGtatgtataacaatacaaatgaCAGGGATAATCCctgaaaattatgtatattttagtCTTTGTCCTACCACCTGTCTGTACGGCTTTTCTTGTACGTTCTTCTATATTTACAGGCTTACATCTCACAAAAGGTTCAACTATTTCGCAAGatctttataaaattttatatcagtaATCACTTACAACAGATCAacacttaaaatgtatgttttttttggcCCAATGATTCTGAAGTATGTACGGCCCAAGCAGCCATTAGATCAAACGATATCGTTGTTGTGAAAAGACCATCAATGATACGCTGAAGTGGTATTGAAAGTGAAAATATGTAACGAACAAACGGACTTTTTATTTAACAACTAGTGTCTATTCTTACAAAAGAACGTCAAACATTCCGTAAGGTCAACACATTGTGTCTGCGGTTCTATTTAGCGATTTTACCTTGTTTTGATAGTTAGAGTAGTACAAGAGTTTACCCCCAAAAGAGTCTAATTCTCATTATAGTCTTAAGTTTAGACTTTGACAAAATGATGTTCAATTTCTGGTTTATTTTCACACACATGCACAGAAAATAGGGTTTTGTTCAAAATCAACTTCAGACACATGACGATGATACCACTCTTGATTTTTCCTTAGCTAGCAAATGAGACAAAAACTTGGATAGAAGAGTTTTTAGGTTTTAAAACATGGCCttattttgatatgaatattaatgaaatgtttgtttcacaATCTGATTTTGGAGTTGCTGTATTTCTCTCCTCGTCTGTTTACctattatattaaattgttttaggTTTAATCACTTTAGTTTACTcgaatatacatattttcagaGGTTGACAAATCcgacattttttgtttttattatttaatttagattgttcgacttgtccctgtagttttcgttgtgttattatattaaacaaatgtattgtttaatgaaacattgataatttgtatctttcaattttcatgtttGCAAAAAGGTTTATAATTTACCGTTTGCCCAATTGAATGGATCAACGATCTTTTCTGCATTACTTTACCATCACACTTAAACTATAGATGTTTTTACACAAAGAGGTGGTAACTTTGGTAGAGGACTTTCTGATTAACGGGGTCAgatgattattttgaataattgacCTTGAATTGATTAAATAATGCAAATCGAACTGTAGGACATGAAAACAGCATCTCAATAATACATACGAGAGCCTTAATACCAGTACTACCGTAAAACCTGGGAAAGACTATAATCAATTACCAGTGGGACAACTTACAAGCAGCTCGACGAATAACGTGaaagttacaaataaaatatcgtAGCGTatcataacatttaaacattgtgaAATGAAAAGCTATTATCAGCGTGATTACAATGTACAGGAAGCTCTGCAGAATATGCGAACTCGGAACCATATTCACAGcgtaaaaatatttcagatcagaccgaaatatttaaatgtatgtgaATGGTGAAGATTTGTATAGATTTTTGTCAcagtatatgtgtttttaaacattcaGAAAATCTAGACTGATAGTAGTGTGCTTTTAAATGGtattttacaatacatacatgtaaccaGAAAGAATACCCTATACAAAAATGTCTAATATTGTTTTGCGCACAGGAAATTCTTAAGTagattataattgttttattatttttttttacttttgtaatTACTTCAAAGTTATGAAGTATACGAGAAAGCAcgattataaataaacttaacGTACTTATTTGCTACGGaacattatgttatgttttttgaaGTGAAAcgtttaatttacatatatgtatgtgttttatcCAGACTTTTTGCGTCATAATTCATTGACTTTCTTGTGAATAAATACGGTGTTTTACCAGATTTTAAACCACATCATATGTgacaataaaatgacattttatacaGTTATGAGGAATCTATGCTTGACTCAAGTACAACCGTGTAAAAATAGGTTAATTCTCCATGTTTGACGTGTATACCGAACTGTATGGGGCtcattattcaataaaaacgttAATAAGAAACTGTCTGGGTTGGGTCATATTCCCAACAATAAAGTTTATACCATCCCATAAATAGTCTATACCAACCTGTAGGGCGTCTGATCATTATCCAATGCATAGTTTTAACCAAGCTAAAAGGGGTATGACCATTCtacaaataaatagtttatactTACCTTAATGAAGTCGGAACAAGTTATACCAAACTGGATGTGGTCGGATCATTTCCCAATAAATAGTTTTTACCAAACTGGATGGGGTTGGctcatttttcaataattaggTTATATTGAACTGTATGGGTCGGATCGTTTTCTAATAAATACTTTTACCAAACTGTATGGGGTCGGGTAACCCTCAATAAATAGGATAGGATAGAACTGGATGAAGTTTGATCATTGTACAATGATAGTTTATTCCAGACTGTACGGGGTCAGATCATTTCCCAACTAATCACtaatatcaaaatgaaagaGGTTGGATCATTCCCAAATAAATACATCATGCCTTACTGTATGGAATGGAAGGTTTCTTCCATACATCATCTATACCGAATTGTATGGAGCTAGGCCACAATCCGATAAATGGtttattctaaaatatatgGGGTTGATCATTCCccaataaatgatttatattcaCACCATTTTATTCGTCAAGTGTAATTACCTGACGTTTAATAACCTAACTATCAATTCGGGAAATAATTTActcaacaaaatataaagctgTTAAGTTGAGTGATTTAAAATAACGGGTCCTAAATTTCTATCGAGACAACGGCGTGTCCCATGTAAAAAGGTGAAAATTAAGTTTCGTTTGGCATGTCAGGCATTTAACATTGCAATGTTTATGGATATTTATAACTAGATAAGCCCCTATGTTCAAAATAAGAAGTCgacgtgtcacatgcaagaACAATGTATGTAGGCCGAATGTCAAGGTCAAACACATTCAAAAGATATTAAGTGTGTACTTGGCTGCCATTACCGTCATCATAGCCATTAATATTCGAACACACATCGTCAAGTTTCAATATAACACCAAACTAAGCTGCTGTAAGTACTAGCGTCAATATTCTAATGGGTCTGTTTACACGCATATTAAGCACACATCTGGGGGCGTCGATGATCCCATACGCCTCTTCTTACTTCTTAAGATGGGACAAGGAAGCTTGTAATGTTAAACTGGTGCAGACAATTTAGATTCTTTtactacatgtataagaaaGAAATGCTGTGCTGTGTTATATGTTTTTCTAAGCTAGCGCTCCAGATTAAAGCTGTGTGTTCTTAATATGTTGaataattaatgtttgtaaaaaaatatgttaaataacaaataatcgaTTTTGCAAAATGCCTTCGTAtttcgtttttcattttttattcacaatgatATCATTGTATTCTTTTGTGGTTATATTATTAGTACTTACAGTAGATCACTGTTGGACTATTGACCTTTGCCGAAACTTGCAGGGCCTTTTGCCtatttattacaatgaaaactaccaggacaagcccagtagtcgagtTTCAAAAACAAAGGCAAAGGTTGTTGCTGTTGCGatacaataattcatttgacATCTAAAATTTGATTGATATATTCCATATACAAATAACTGAATGACTGACATGCAGTTATTAAGAATTTGTTCCCCAGGGACTGGGTAGACCGGGTCACGAGTTAGGCCTAACTATGTATGGTCAATAAcaattaagacattttttaaacgattatttttataaacagtaCGTATGTAACGCCTTCTACTTGCCTTTTAGTATAGCTTTAAGTATACTATTATCAAAGCGGTTTAGATGTAGTATTTTTCCCATTGTTCATGTCGCGAATTAATCAAACTCTTGACATGTTATGTATTCATTAATCAAATTGAGGTCGCTATTCAATAACGTAGCATTGAAATGcgcaaattattattaaaaaagtatatttatttacttagaTTAATCCATTCTTTGCATTAAAACACTGCTCTTCTATGATATATCGGTATATGAGAAGATCTTGCATCAGCTTGAGATCATGTATGAGGTGATGTTCGTGTTTCCCAATAAATGTAAATTGCACGCCGTTTAATGCAGAGATAAGTTGAGTATATAAAACACGATTATTTAAgaattaataattcattaattaatttattatttggaCTTAAATGTCTTCGGATTTTATAACctgtttgaaaatga
This genomic stretch from Mya arenaria isolate MELC-2E11 chromosome 10, ASM2691426v1 harbors:
- the LOC128205070 gene encoding receptor-type tyrosine-protein phosphatase mu-like codes for the protein MVGALGIGIIFGLLFSDITARNECTNCKCCNHNSCFWGGTCTWGCKDGYWGNKCYKECHNNMCVQCDRNTGLICSKCVEGYYGSNCEHSCQPGHYVYYNKECRGCGFSGCTCNSHLDCDGCLEGYYANQKYPFCLECPTNCKQCTAWCMAYEDGYYPNENGECINCSVRCLDGHCDSVSGKCKEGCSQGFWGKLCNQKCNASCNKCNRFNGECLECASNRKYGPNCDMNCTGTCVDKECYVSGKCTNGCLEDNFGEMCEHECDHNCIKSGHGTRCSAKSGKCLHGCTSGYTAAVCLKDPEETSSGSRVGAIGGTVGGSVILSIAIIAVIAFIALRKRYGNKETSTFKTDQNDEEHVDSSYVYATVNKNRAAQPDVIYATTSDGSTQKVVVSNLYCKNTPEKKARTKMIEIEDNLEIDDEDAIARENVIRFEEDGGVYYNNANEVNKTKVKVEEFPAYVTEKTNCSYEEEFKKFPYGLTKSYEDSQKAINMSRNRYKGIYPYDDSRVKVWYNGSDYINASFIDGYKRRNEYIATLGPMSKQLGDFGLFWEVVWQQKVEKVVMVTNLIEEEKEKCEQYWPDVGSSARYGNVNVTCLSEDEYAEFTRRTFQIYQNSEEKKLQQFHFTCWPDRGVPEDIPSLIEFRKMVLNSSGKLNGPTLVHCSAGVGRTGTYIALDILTKEGEAEGSIDVAGCVLNMRRNRPNMIQTLEQYQFLHRALVHSLTLDYNPVKGRCYQQFVDNMSHNDKAKLFKQTQEESQAIERNKNLKGKNRANAAIQVPVLILL